In a genomic window of Styela clava chromosome 7, kaStyClav1.hap1.2, whole genome shotgun sequence:
- the LOC120328285 gene encoding uncharacterized protein LOC120328285, with protein sequence MKMSANIYGKITVIKRNGTSGSQYPVTNNNCTFGRDGDCEIRIQLPTVSDRECKLQADENGNFVLSKINQEGELLVNNKEVNNDATINHNDVLTIAGRSFRFEYPPSMRNIDNMTESQMKSMGTPQSTLIQRVKQGSRRVSFGPQLSPEQFAAFMPPNTPVKKGALPMQGLGNTPIALTRRQSVLRETKGTPSGDMKIIKRKSIGKKPSPKSAEKPQRKRSFDELVELVGLNKPTKNKSTPGRRQSVGKQATPQTATQSLPENSAEEKKTTNMRRSKQVTPDEVAELVSSGSTPTGPQKTPVKKTSSGRKSLGKSDPDVDATRPLSPDLFDAEPNDVEVIEEKVETPARRQSLGEKEASKVADINSGSNLTSVVAENNTPAAKKRRSSMKMEIPSSDATQQSILNDTVPYEASPAKPKSSTKKRRSSIKSAHINSLDDTVPYEPSPGVVPPKSATKESRDSIQKMALDDTIPYDSPVPQPVEKSATKKRRSSVKATQQILEPSNEPQIEINYIFDDTIPLEAPQRKSTTPGRRSKRTSVQLQTPKMAEPLEGAEEDSEYEINPSSDDTVPYGEISVVTPSEKRKSLGPTPKSNRRTLLTVNVDDSYYDTDDTLPYMEENKGLEVNEQEATPKTGSKTPGWSTTKSTSNTPKSVENTPMTSEYGEGDVTMDSEEEEFDSSYIELQIIERKTPARKTSKTQKSAKKSTRKIDEVKNTPKMNENLDSSYIDNKITPMPSTKKMPKQEAEEIFDESYDFGILEQSLPLSRKSVGKTPKSENKNSRRSSLRIKSPQEVATPSNEENKSKTAEKPSTMTPKSAKQNLTTPGRRRSSLRINSPQDIATFSNAENLTQAAEKQTTETPKSATKSRVTPGRRKSLAKKTPRRSGVDRKSISKSARRKSLRVKRKSGVLLWSEIVRKNADNQPLTKTTTSTAAELFVQSKPANRGARRPVAKTPAQIRALTHADSPATIYIGRTQKRMDDDLDMTPVDFNMSTDYSSEESFTEGESILSVAEETQNPKFIKKTPKEKYGAVESHFGTKRLLKTPKEKVKNAPVEENLGTKRLMKTPKQKIKATGINGEFGTKRLMKTPRVKGEEVKVHFGTKRLLKTPKEKSKYEPVDKNFGTKRLLQTPKERTKNKEVEKHFGTKRLLKTPTDKVKNAPVEKKFGLKRLLQTPKEKVVYKPIDGEYGLDSLFGKDDENVQTTAVIAEKTSQPEQTESQNVEKNSPARSKRSGRAPRTKKTAENKKGSDKKAIENVLDEDSGKRSTRKRKTPSSLRDDFVVMPQKKVKSDVRETEAQNIAQDDIQPKRSSRSRKALAQEEIIVNETTTTKMNAPIEAEKVVDAEIKQVAARKSARGKKGSQAVVEEATEPKRSSRARKNEAIQQVTEVLTTKRSTRGRKASTEQTLEVIAEQDETEISSKQKEKSAASEDKTSRGGKTTRTTKATAEKPEPEAVGPAPTRSTRRGKAVAAEIVPSDSKVSKKASVSGAKDTAKATAVNEEVVITTVSKRSSRSKKTVDVEPPMVTEKAAETTPPTSRQSRSKKIVDAEQQITSEEVAPVVPKQSSRSRKKSKEIVESRPEKETKIEQKPVSAAAKRSSRASKTSNIINTEIEPEAKNVRLSTKGRSKNTASSENKPITQETTNRGRRKRKTPDATEAPIENAPKRRNHGSPALEEVEKVADEPKRTTRGKKPTAPATKASQAKKIEDPAPVRKSKRATRGKKA encoded by the exons ATGAAAATGTCGGCCAATATTTACGGCAAAATAACCGTTATTAAAAGGAATGGGACGAGTGGATCGCAATATCCAGTGACTAATAATAATTGCACATTCGGAAG AGATGGCGATTGTGAGATTCGAATTCAGCTCCCGACTGTTTCAGACAGGGAATGCAAACTTCAAGCCGATGAAAATGGAAACTTTGTTCTCTCAAAGATAAATCAA GAAGGTGAGCTATTGGTCAATAACAAGGAAGTTAACAATGATGCAACAATTAATCACAATGATGTTTTAACTATTGCTGGTCGTTCTTTCAG GTTTGAATATCCACCATCGATGAGGAACATTGACAACATGACGGAATCTCAGATGAAAAGTATGGGAACGCCGCAATCTACTCTGATTCAACGTGTCAAGCAAGGAAGTCGTAGAGTATCGTTCGGGCCACAGCTTAGTCCAGAGCAGTTCGCTGCGTTCATGCCCCCTAATACCCCTGTTAAAAAGGGTGCTTTACCCATGCAGGGCCTTGGAAACACTCCAATTGCTCTTACTCGCAGACAGAGTGTTTTAAGGGAAACGAAGGGCACTCCTAGTGGTGACATGAAGATCATAAAACGTAAAAGTATAGGAAAAAAGCCTTCGCCGAAAAGCGCAGAAAAACCACAAAGAAAACGTAGTTTTGACGAGCTAGTAGAATTAGTTGGACTGAACAAGCCAACTAAAAACAAGTCTACACCAGGGAGAAGACAAAGCGTTGGAAAGCAAGCAACTCCGCAAACTGCAACTCAAAGTTTACCAGAAAACTCAGCTGAGgaaaagaaaacaacaaatatGCGCCGAAGCAAGCAGGTAACGCCAGACGAGGTTGCAGAACTTGTGTCTTCCGGTTCGACTCCCACTGGACCTCAAAAAACTCCTGTTAAAAAGACCTCTAGTGGACGAAAAAGTCTTGGAAAGAGTGATCCAGATGTTGATGCTACACGACCATTGAGCCCTGACTTATTTGATGCAGAACCCAACGATGTCGAAGTGATCGAGGAAAAAGTGGAAACCCCAGCTCGTAGACAAAGCTTAGGGGAAAAGGAGGCATCGAAGGTTGCTGATATAAATTCTGGTTCTAACCTAACTTCTGTGGTGGCTGAAAATAACACACCAGCAGCTAAAAAGAGACGAAGTAGTATGAAAATGGAGATTCCTTCGTCTGATGCAACACAACAGAGTATACTGAATGATACAGTGCCATATGAAGCTTCGCCAGCAAAACCGAAATCCTCAACCAAAAAGCGACGCAGCAGCATCAAATCTGCGCATATTAATAGTTTGGATGATACCGTACCATATGAGCCCTCTCCAGGGGTGGTTCCCCCAAAATCCGCGACCAAAGAAAGTAGAGATAGCATCCAAAAGATGGCGCTAGATGATACTATACCTTACGACTCCCCAGTTCCACAGCCAGTCGAAAAATCTGCGACCAAAAAACGCAGAAGTAGCGTGAAAGCTACACAACAGATTCTGGAACCAAGCAACGAGCcgcaaattgaaataaattacatATTTGACGATACGATTCCACTTGAGGCACCACAGAGGAAGAGCACCACTCCAGGGCGAAGGAGCAAGCGTACAAGTGTGCAACTCCAAACCCCCAAAATGGCCGAACCGCTTGAGGGTGCAGAAGAGGATTCTGAATACGAAATTAATCCTAGTTCAGACGACACAGTCCCTTACGGTGAAATCTCTGTAGTGACACCAAGTGAGAAGCGTAAGAGTCTCGGACCTACTCCGAAGTCCAACCGAAGAACGCTACTAACTGTTAATGTTGATGACAGCTACTATGACACTGATGATACGCTTCCTTATATGGAAGAAAATAAGGGGTTAGAGGTCAATGAACAGGAAGCAACTCCAAAAACAGGAAGCAAGACTCCAGGATGGTCCACGACAAAATCAACTTCGAACACTCCGAAAAGTGTCGAAAACACTCCTATGACATCAGAATATGGGGAGGGTGATGTCACAATGGATTCTGAAGAAGAAGAATTTGATTCATCGTACATTGAACTACAGATTATTGAAAGAAAAACACCAGCGAGAAAAACCAGTAAAACGCAGAAATCAGCTAAAAAAAGCACTCGGAAGATAGATGAGGTAAAAAATACCccgaaaatgaatgaaaatctGGATTCTTCATATATTGATAACAAGATCACGCCAATGCCATCAACAAAGAAGATGCCAAAACAGGAAGCTGAAGAAATTTTCGATGAGTCGTATGACTTTGGGATTTTGGAGCAATCTTTGCCGTTAAGTAGGAAAAGTGTTGGGAAAACGCcaaaatctgaaaacaaaaattccaGACGTTCGTCTTTGAGAATTAAATCACCACAAGAGGTTGCGACTCCATCTAATGAAGAAAACAAGAGCAAAACTGCGGAGAAACCATCGACTATGACCCCTAAATCTGCAAAGCAGAATCTGACAACCCCAGGCAGAAGAAGGTCATCTTTGAGAATTAATTCACCCCAAGATATCGCTACTTTCTCTAATGCAGAAAACTTGACCCAAGCTGCGGAGAAACAGACCACCGAGACCCCTAAATCTGCAACGAAGAGTCGTGTCACCCCAGGGAGAAGAAAATCTCTTGCGAAGAAAACTCCTCGCAGAAGTGGTGTAGACAGGAAATCAATTTCCAAATCTGCCAGAAGAAAAAGTTTGAGAGTAAAAAG GAAGAGTGGTGTCCTCCTATGGTCAGAGATTGTCAGAAAGAACGCAGACAACCAACCGCTGACTAAAACAACGACTTCTACTGCCGCTGAATTATTTGTG CAATCCAAACCAGCTAACAGAGGTGCACGAAGACCAGTTGCTAAAACTCCTGCACAAATTCGAGCCCTGACTCATGCCGATTCACCCGCAACCATTTATATTGGACGAACTCAGAAAAGAATGGACGATGATTTAGACATG ACTCCAGTTGACTTCAACATGAGCACAGACTACTCAAGCGAGGAGAGTTTCACTGAGGGAGAATCGATTCTATCTGTCGCTGAAGAAACACAGAATCCCAAATTTATTAAGAAAACTCCCAAAGAAAAGTACGGCGCTGTCGAATCTCATTTCGGCACAAAACGACTTCTCAAAACTCCAAAAGAAAAGGTAAAAAATGCGCCAGTGGAGGAAAATCTCGGAACAAAACGTCTCATGAAGACTCCCAAACAGAAAATCAAGGCTACTGGAATAAATGGCGAATTCGGCACCAAGCGTTTGATGAAGACACCCAGGGTCAAAGGTGAAGAGGTCAAGGTTCATTTTGGAACAAAGAGGCTTCTCAAAACTCCgaaagaaaaatcgaaatacGAACCCGTGGATAAGAATTTCGGAACCAAGCGGCTCCTACAGACGCCAAAAGAGAGAACGAAAAACAAGGAAGTTGAAAAACACTTTGGCACGAAACGTTTACTGAAAACACCCACCGATAAAGTAAAGAACGCACCAGTGGAGAAAAAATTTGGCTTGAAACGTTTACTGCAAACACCGAAAGAAAAAGTCGTTTACAAGCCTATTGATGGGGAATATGGATTGGATAGTTTATTTGGAAAAGATGACGAAAACGTACAAACTACGGCAGTTATTGCTGAGAAAACCAGTCAACCAGAACAGACCGAATCTCAGAATGTGGAGAAAAACTCACCTGCTAGAAGTAAGAGAAGTGGGCGGGCACCAAGAACAAAGAAAACTGCTGAAAATAAGAAAGGCTCTGATAAGAAAGCGATCGAAAATGTTTTGGACGAGGATTCAGGCAAAAGATCAACACGAAAACGAAAGACTCCGTCTTCCCTGAGAGATGATTTTGTCGTCATGCCGCAGAAGAAGGTAAAATCGGACGTCAGAGAAACTGAGGCCCAAAACATTGCTCAAGATGATATCCAACCAAAAAGATCCAGCAGATCTCGTAAAGCTCTAGCACAAGAAGAAATTATTGTTAACGAAACCACCACGACAAAAATGAATGCTCCCATTGAAGCTGAAAAAGTAGTAGATGCTGAAATAAAACAAGTGGCCGCTCGAAAATCAGCACGTGGCAAAAAAGGAAGTCAAGCTGTTGTGGAAGAAGCTACAGAACCAAAAAGATCGTCTCGTGCTCGTAAAAATGAAGCGATTCAACAAGTTACAGAAGTTTTGACAACTAAAAGATCCACTAGAGGTCGCAAAGCATCCACGGAACAAACACTCGAAGTTATTGCAGAGCAAGATGAAACGGAAATTTCTTCAAAGCAAAAAGAAAAGTCGGCCGCGTCGGAAGACAAAACTTCAAGAGGTGGCAAAACAACTAGAACAACCAAGGCCACTGCTGAAAAACCTGAACCAGAAGCTGTAGGGCCCGCTCCTACCAGATCTACTCGCAGAGGCAAAGCAGTTGCTGCAGAAATAGTTCCTTCAGATAGTAAAGTTAGTAAAAAGGCCTCTGTAAGTGGAGCTAAGGATACTGCGAAAGCTACGGCTGTGAATGAAGAGGTTGTTATAACAACGGTGTCGAAAAGGTCATCAAGGTCGAAGAAAACCGTTGATGTGGAACCACCCATGGTAACAGAAAAAGCTGCTGAAACTACCCCACCAACATCGAGACAATCAAGATCGAAGAAAATCGTGGATGCAGAACAACAAATAACATCAGAAGAAGTTGCACCGGTAGTGCCAAAACAATCGTCTCGCTCACGAAAAAAGTCAAAGGAGATTGTTGAATCCCGACCAGAGAAAGAAACTAAAATTGAGCAAAAACCAGTATCTGCGGCAGCTAAACGATCATCTCGTGCTTCAAAGACATCTAACATTATTAACACCGAGATTGAACCAGAGGCAAAAAATGTACGCTTATCCACTAAGGGTCGCTCTAAAAACACAGCAAGTTCTGAAAATAAACCCATCACACAAGAAACAACCAATAGAGGTCGTCGTAAGCGCAAGACGCCCGATGCTACGGAAGCCCCAATTGAAAATGCACCAAAGAGAAGAAATCATGGTTCACCAGCGCTTGAAGAAGTAGAAAAGGTCGCAGATGAGCCAAAGCGCACTACACGTGGCAAGAAACCAACGGCACCCGCTACGAAAGCGTCTCAGGCTAAGAAGATTGAGGACCCTGCTCCAGTCAGGAAATCTAAACGGGCAACAAGAGGGAAGAAGGCTTAA